Proteins encoded in a region of the Plasmodium berghei ANKA genome assembly, chromosome: 1 genome:
- a CDS encoding diphthine methyltransferase, putative, which produces MIEKKYNLKYCCDDICVFPSIALSNYCDDKLSEYFGLTAISTYQLKTNKEVHNIEQKKKGKVYLYRLVENTNDNQLKRKNDYALSYEKNINYHSGVLQSSYLFANDDLMLGSICVNGLYLSSIKDGTYDKILATKDEKNNSGLSFDALENKIEKMCVSFSNGDISFISDGNPVNFWKAHEYHVWSCAFTGNENIITTGSDDCSFKIWDMRSKNYSHKNNRSHPQGVTVVKFESHNRTLYTGSYDNKIRIFDLRNIQDPLQTIDLKSSIWRIKFAYKNGALDKLLVAMCDGGAQIIKKIKNEYIFKEMISNNNELTYGIDGIQILDNHKKKKKKKIYMSCSFYNKEVQLWFE; this is translated from the exons ATGATAGAGAAAAAGTATAATTTGAAATACTGTTGTGATGATATTTGTGTTTTTCCCAGCATAGCATTGTCAAATTATTGTG aTGATAAACTTAGTGAGTATTTTGGTCTAACCGCTATATCAACATATCAGCTTAAAACGAATAAAGAGGTGCATAACATtgagcaaaaaaaaaaaggaaaggTTTATTTGTATAGACTTGTGGAAAATACAAATGATAACCAattgaaaagaaaaaa tGACTATGCATTAAGTTatgagaaaaatataaattaccATAGCGGAGTTCTACAATCGAGCTACTTGTTCGCAAATGAT gaTTTAATGCTTGGAAGTATATGTGTCAACggattatatttatcaagTATAAAGGATGGAACCTATGATAAGATACTTGCAACtaaagatgaaaaaaataactcag gTCTATCTTTTGATGCGTtagaaaacaaaataga GAAAATGTGTGTGTCATTCAGTAATGGGGATATATCTTTTATCTCAGACGGAAATCCAGTTAACTTTtg GAAAGCTCATGAATATCACGTATGGTCTTGTGCATTCACaggaaatgaaaatataattaccACTG gtTCTGATGATTGTTCTTTCAAAATCTGGGATATGAGATCTAAAAATTATTCccacaaaaataatag atCACATCCTCAGGGAGTTACAGTGGTTAAATTTGAATCTCATAACAGGACTTTATATACGGGCTc ATATGATAACAAAATTCGAATTTTTGACCTGAGAAATATTCAGGACCCATTACAAACAATTGATTTAAAATCAAGCATATGGAGAATTAAATTTGCATATAA aaatGGGGCTCTGGATAAATTACTTGTAGCAATGTGTGACGGAGGAGctcaaataataaaaaaaataaaaaacg aatatattttcaaagaAATGataagtaataataatgaattaaCCTACGGAATAGATGGCATACAAATTTTAGACaatcacaaaaaaaaaaaaaaaaaaaaaatttatatgtcTTGctctttttataataaagagGTTCAATTGTGGTTTGAGTGA
- a CDS encoding proteasome subunit alpha type-2, putative, with amino-acid sequence MADGEYNFSLTTFSPTGKLVQIEYALNRVSSSSPALGIRAKNGVIIATEKKTPNELIEENSIYKIQQISDHIGIVYAGMPGDFRVLLKKARKEAIKYSLQYGNEILVKELVKEIASIVQEFTQTGGVRPFGLSLLICGVDTYGYHLYQIDPSGCYFNWMATCIGKDYQNNISFLEKRYNSDIEVEDAIHTAILTLKESYEGVMNEKNIEIGVVCNNNTFKILTPNEIKDYLIEIE; translated from the exons atggcTGATGGGGAATATAACTTTTCATTAACAACATTTAGCCCAACTGGGAAATTAGTACAAATCGAGTATGCTTTAAATAGAGTATCCAGTAGTTCACCAGCCTTAG GAATTCGGGCAAAAAACGGAGTAATAATTGCCacggaaaaaaaaactccCAACGAATTGATTGAAGAAAACagtatttacaaaattcaACAAATCAGTGATCATATTGGTATAGTATATGCTGGTATGCCTGGTGATTTTCGAgttttattgaaaaaagCAAGAAAAGAAGCTATCAAATATTCTTTACAATATggaaatgaaatattagtAAAAGAACTTGTAAAAGAAATAGCATCAATTGTTCAAGAATTTACACAAACAGGAGGGGTTAGACCATTTGGtttatctttattaatttgtgGTGTTGATACCTATGGCtatcatttatatcaaATCGACCCATCAGGATGTTATTTTAATTGGATGGCAACATGCATAGGAAAagattatcaaaataatatttcttttttagaaaaaagatataatagTGATATAGAAGTTGAAGATGCTATACATACCGCCATATTAACTCTAAAGGAAAGTTATGAAGGTGTTATGAATGAAAAGAATATTGAAATAGGGGTTgtttgtaataataatacctTTAAAATACTAACCCCAAATGAAATTAAAGATTATTTAATAGAAATAGAATAA
- a CDS encoding ornithine aminotransferase, putative, whose amino-acid sequence MEFVKDLKTPEDYINNELKYGAHNYDPIPVVLKRAKGVFVYDVNDKKYYDFLSAYSSVNQGHCHPNILNAMINQAKNLTICSRAFFSVSLGICERYLSNLLGYDKVLMMNTGAEANETAYKLCRKWGYEVKKIPENMAKIVVCKNNFSGRTLGCISASTTIKCTYNFGPFAPQFSKVPYDDLEALEEELKDPNVCAFIVEPIQGEAGVIVPSDNYFQGVYDICKKYNVLFVADEIQTGLGRTGKLLCVHHYNVKPDVILLGKALSGGHYPISAVLANDNVMLVIKPGEHGSTYGGNPLAASICVEALNVLINEKLCENSEKLGGPFLENLKRKLKDSKIVRDIRGKGLLCAIEFKNELVNVLDICLKLKENGLITRDVHDKTIRLTPPLCITKEQLDECTEIIVKTIKFFDEKF is encoded by the coding sequence ATGGAATTTGTCAAAGACTTAAAAACACCAGAagattatataaacaaCGAATTGAAATATGGAGCTCACAATTATGATCCCATTCCCGTTGTATTAAAAAGAGCTAAAGGTGTATTTGTTTATGACgttaatgataaaaaatactatgattttttatctGCATACTCATCAGTTAACCAAGGCCATTGTCAcccaaatatattaaatgctATGATTAATCAAGCTAAAAACTTAACAATTTGTAGTAGAGCATTTTTTAGTGTATCTTTAGGAATATGTGAGCGATATCTTTCAAATTTACTTGGTTATGACAAAGTATTAATGATGAATACCGGAGCAGAAGCTAACGAAACCgcatataaattatgtaGAAAATGGGGATATGAAGTTAAAAAGATTCCAGAAAATATGGCTAAAATTGTTGTAtgcaaaaataatttttcaggAAGAACTTTAGGTTGCATATCTGCATCTACTACAATAAAatgtacatataattttggtCCATTTGCTCCACAATTTTCCAAGGTTCCTTATGATGACTTAGAAGCTTTAGAAGAAGAATTAAAAGATCCCAATGTTTGTGCATTCATTGTTGAACCGATTCAAGGGGAAGCAGGTGTTATTGTACCATCAGATAACTATTTCCAAGGTGTATATGacatatgtaaaaaatataatgttttatttgttGCTGATGAAATTCAAACAGGATTAGGTAGAACcggaaaattattatgtgtACATCACTACAATGTTAAACCAGATGTAATCTTATTAGGTAAGGCATTGTCAGGAGGTCATTATCCTATATCCGCTGTTTTAGCAAATGATAATGTTATGCTTGTTATAAAACCCGGAGAGCATGGTTCAACATATGGTGGAAATCCATTAGCTGCATCTATATGTGTTGAAGCATTAAATGTATTAATTAATGAGAAATTATGTGAAAATTCTGAAAAATTAGGTGGCCcatttttagaaaatttaaaaagaaaattaaaagatagTAAAATTGTTAGAGATATAAGAGGTAAAGGTTTATTATGTGCTATTGAATTCAAAAATGAACTAGTTAATGTTTTAGATATTTGCttgaaattaaaagaaaatggtTTAATTACTAGGGATGTTCATGACAAAACAATTCGTTTAACACCACCTTTATGTATCACAAAAGAACAATTGGATGAATGCACAGAAATAATTGTTAAAactattaaattttttgacGAGAagttttaa
- a CDS encoding sorting assembly machinery 50 kDa subunit, putative, with protein sequence MEIDPQQKITDVTINLEGINKIKKTKLEFIFEELKKSKNIEEVFYNIAQCNNKIINLNIFDEYPVVKLNSLINTHIIIDYIFKEKKKNYIIGTNVNNRGEIFGDIEINLPYIFKTINSIELKANISSLYTNNFSIRFVLPYIKYFKDCKLVFETYVSAFNNIKCGSYTIKTNSIKTNLVKKNHSIIWELNLNKIYHEINKNFIPSDNILKFPDNHIKNTIKYIYKKDELNYVHINNYEKDNEKNQSHYTFYPTSGYYYEIENEVSLPYCEANFFKNHFNFLYAKNILKNLYSYIHFSNGIKYNYNKNKQYYLNNFNFTGSIGSSLIFRGFEYNSIGATEKCFNFNAQNKKYDISYNYLGAKFFTNIQLMFKYILNIQNFNPMLFFYIQLGRLSDHFYFSFNQLKKDTRLSAGFGVMTYVQKNIALELSLNFPILHQFTDKTKFFQVGLNFKAAL encoded by the coding sequence atggaaatagaTCCTCAGCAAAAAATAACTGACGTAACAATAAATTTGGAAggaattaacaaaattaaaaaaacaaaattagaatttatatttgaagaattaaaaaaaagtaaaaatatcGAAGAAGTTTTTTACAATATCGCACAAtgtaataacaaaataattaatttaaacaTTTTTGATGAATACCCAGTTGTCAAATTAAATAGTTTAATAAATactcatataataatagattatatatttaaagaaaaaaaaaaaaattatattattggaACAAATGTTAATAATCGTGGTGAAATATTTGGAGatattgaaataaatttgccatatatttttaaaacaataaatagTATTGAGCTTAAAGCAAACATAAGTAGCTTATATACTAATAACTTTTCAATACGATTTGTATTaccatatataaaatattttaaagatTGTAAATTAGTTTTTGAAACATACGTATCAGCAtttaacaatataaaatgtgGATCATATactataaaaacaaattctattaaaacaaatttagttaaaaaaaaccaCTCAATTATTTGGGAACTAAAtcttaataaaatttatcatgaaataaataaaaattttatccCGTCAGACAATATTCTTAAATTTCCAGATAACCATATTAAGAAtactataaaatatatatataaaaaagatgaactaaattatgtacatataaataattatgaaaaagacaatgaaaaaaatcaaaGTCATTACACATTTTATCCAACTTCAGGATACTACTAtgaaatagaaaatgaagTATCTTTACCTTATTGTGAagcaaatttttttaaaaaccattttaattttttatatgctaaaaatatattaaaaaatttatattcttatatacattttagtaatggaataaaatataattataataaaaataaacaatattatttaaacaatTTCAATTTCACTGGTAGTATAGGAAGTTCGTTAATTTTTCGGGGATTTGAATATAACTCTATTGGAGCTACagaaaaatgttttaattttaatgcacaaaataaaaaatatgatatttCTTATAACTATTTAGGGGCTAAGTTTTTTACTAATATACAACTTATGtttaaatacatattaaatattcaaaattttaatcctatgttatttttttatatacaattaGGAAGGTTAAGtgatcatttttatttttcttttaatcaattaaaaaaagatacTCGTCTTTCAGCAGGTTTTGGGGTTATGACATATGTTCAGAAAAATATTGCTCTAGAActttcattaaattttcCAATATTACATCAGTTTACTGACAAAACTAAGTTTTTTCAAGTTGGCTTAAATTTCAAAGCTGCCTTGTAA
- a CDS encoding heptatricopeptide repeat-containing protein, putative, translating into MFNYFLKGFNNCKNKVDVDHLSKQFLKHIYNFNAYEISLCLNKFSKINYHEKDFWIKVCRLITSNDANVLRRFGVLGDRQLAKNDEKNDEKNDEKNDEKNDEKNDEKNDEKNDEKNDEKNDEKNFLAFFNLEELCLLVNAITKVNIKNETILKLASNKIINEININKHTINVLKYISEFSNNNTSVINKNILYEKIRNISENYNEINQNLTEKDISTLIQFILEQKNGKKNNVNNKLNMPNNIYNEFKNEENNILHKLETKLIGSLRKVNYISEQSIALILNACSKGYEKNKKLLEILKIIIIMKIKNENNKCSDIFISSITHSYASFYYRDKILFNLISEYTCKNINSINIKSLIIILNSFINIHIINLKLFNTSLNKICDKKIIQTLSNQCISNLVTILTKSYNYLDREKVDYIFKSIIKRIKQEYIKYLEMKKKKKKNISNFTKNYHEVMENLFILSFLTKHLTNILNNLSKLNYADNNVFEIFTYLILKNKNDINKLDFMNIASAYSRHGYINKEIYDIVKKYSKKYIICSDLKYVEFINMFTSIANFYLLEKNNIINFKISKNETTNNQIIDHKKNEHLKNEFKDILNIIINILKSKNISKIEMKHFNENDISQKGEKTRTNFQEYDKKYKSYNYNNSIIKDKNIIENLSINHLCSILSTLSKLNIHDDIIYKRILNNLKKKIFKINSKCLSIYLLYISKFNIILDHYIRSVLSNCFIITKDSMISKKKNELNSTVLFENNKNYILNKMQKLYLQLKTNDLVNSVYIIRCIIKNDWEYKNNIFIIYRYLNNIYKIISEESYKICNNKNKENLTDFPNIIKIDDNDIDEKQNMKNRKMNIHCSSILINTLIILNTHIYNNYYYSKLIIYLLFYTFNHIFEMLNLDISVKKAIHIKSDKQINHIKNVIKNKIDGASIRQLNMTALILCHFIPLNTNIYMKKQINHNENMPNFISPLNSNLYKYPTIILSFLWFFVKYTPFAHFEKYNSIYNYTTSNKILVNYNYDNNDLYFNFNEEKKKKNIDNNPSLIPHVSHNEISIYSNILNILKKKNNKEYKVFSSFPIYLYYVDILIIPRAFAKF; encoded by the coding sequence ATGTTcaactattttttaaaaggtTTTAACAATTGCAAAAACAAAGTTGATGTTGACCATTTAAgtaaacaatttttaaaacacatttataattttaatgcATACGAAATATCATTATGTTTgaataaattttctaaaataaattatcatGAAAAAGATTTTTGGATAAAAGTCTGTAGATTAATCACATCAAATGATGCGAATGTTTTGAGACGCTTTGGAGTTTTAGGGGATAGACAGTTGgcaaaaaatgatgaaaaaaatgacgaaaaaaatgacgaaaaaaatgatgaaaaaaatgacgaaaaaaatgacgaaaaaaatgatgaaaaaaatgatgaaaaaaatgacgaaaaaaatgatgaaaaaaatttcctggccttttttaatttagaAGAACTATGTTTACTAGTAAATGCAATAACAAAAgttaacataaaaaatgaaacaatattaaaattagcttcaaataaaattataaatgaaataaatatcaatAAACATACTATAAATGtgttgaaatatatttctgaatttagtaataataatactagtgtaataaataaaaatattttatatgaaaaaattagaaataTTTCAGAAAACTACaatgaaataaatcaaaatttaACAGAGAAAGATATAAGTACACTTATCCAATTTATAttagaacaaaaaaatggaaaaaaaaataatgttaataataaattgaatatgccaaataatatatacaatgaatttaaaaatgaagaaaataatatattacataaatTAGAAACAAAACTAATTGGTAGCTTGCGTAAAGTTAACTACATTAGTGAACAGAGTATTgctttaattttaaatgcaTGTAGTAAAggttatgaaaaaaataaaaaattattagaaattcttaaaataataataataatgaaaataaaaaatgaaaataacaaatgttcagatatatttataagtaGCATTACACATTCATATGcatcattttattatagaGACAagatattatttaatttaatttcagaatatacatgtaaaaatataaatagtataaatataaaatcgctaattattattttaaacagttttattaatattcatattataaatttaaaattgtttaataCGAGTCTAAACAAGATatgtgataaaaaaattatccaAACGCTTTCTAATCAATGTATATCAAACTTAGTTAcaatattaacaaaatcgtataattatttagaTCGTGAAAAAGTggattatatttttaaaagtatCATAAAAAGAATCAAACaggaatatataaaatatttagaaatgaagaaaaaaaaaaaaaaaaatatatctaatTTCACTAAAAATTATCATGAAGTAAtggaaaatttatttattttatcatttttaacTAAGCATTTGACAAACATATTAAACAATCTTAGTAAGTTAAACTATGCTGATAATAAtgtttttgaaatatttacatatttaattttaaaaaataaaaatgatataaataaactcgattttatgaatattgCAAGTGCATATTCTAGACatggatatataaataaagaaatatatgatattgtaaaaaaatattcaaaaaaatatattatttgttctgatttaaaatatgtagaatttattaatatgtttaCAAGCATTGCTAACTTTTATTTgcttgaaaaaaataacattatcaactttaaaatatcaaaaaatgaaacaacTAATAACCAAATAATtgatcataaaaaaaacgaacatttgaaaaatgaatttaaagatattctaaatataataataaatatacttaaatcgaaaaatatttcaaaaattgaaatgaaacattttaatgaaaatgatatatctCAAAAGGGCGAAAAGACAAGAACAAATTTTCAagaatatgataaaaaatataaatcatataattataataattccattattaaagataaaaatattattgaaaatttaaGCATAAATCATTTATGTAGTATTTTATCAACATTAAGTAAGTTAAACATCCATGAcgatattatttataaacgtattttaaataatttaaaaaaaaaaatatttaaaataaattcgaAGTGtttatctatatatttattatatataagcaaatttaatataattttagaCCATTACATAAGATCAGTCTTATcaaattgttttataattacAAAAGATTCTATgatttctaaaaaaaaaaatgaattaaattcTACtgtattatttgaaaataataaaaattatattttaaataaaatgcaaAAGTTATATTTGCAGCTAAAGACAAATGATTTGGTAAATAGTGTATACATTATTAGatgtataataaagaatgattgggaatataaaaacaatatatttataatttatagatatttaaataatatttataaaataatttcagAAGAaagttataaaatttgtaataataaaaataaagagaATTTAACAGATTTTcctaatattataaaaatagacgataatgatatagatgaaaaacaaaatatgaaaaatagaaaaatgaatatacatTGTTCAtctattttaataaatacactaattattttaaatacacatatatataataattattattattcaaaacttattatatatttattattttatacatttaatcatatttttgaaatgtTGAATCTTGATATTTCAGTTAAAAAAgcaatacatataaaatcagataaacaaataaatcacatcaaaaatgtaataaaaaataaaatcgaTGGCGCTAGTATTCGACAATTAAATATGACTGCTTTAATATTATGTCATTTTATCCCtttaaatacaaatatttatatgaaaaaacaGATAAAtcataatgaaaatatgccaaattttatttctccCTTAAATTCCaacttatataaatatccaACTATAATATTATCCTTTTTATggttttttgtaaaatatacacCATTCGCccattttgaaaaatataactctatatataactatacTACAAGCAATAAAATTTTagttaattataattatgataataatgatttatattttaatttcaatgaagaaaaaaaaaaaaaaaatattgacaATAACCCCTCTCTTATTCCCCATGTTTCCCATAACGAAATAAGCATTTACTCGAATATTTTgaacattttaaaaaaaaaaaataataaagaatataaagttttttcatcatttccGATTTATCTGTACTATGTTGACATATTGATAATACCGCGCGCTTTCGCAAAATTTTAA
- a CDS encoding GTP-binding protein, putative, with product MINKFKQINGILKNNTVFCEGRIFSKSIFFYSIKIINKENKNDIKTYGHNQNGKKNKKNDEDDCNTINVCKNIDHKEDLIKPQNNLVKFTRSKSIFYESERIIKCESGTGGDGALSFKKFKRKVFGNLGIPNGGKGGDGGSIYLCYSSVKGNINHKNVGNKKNDDKNKHIFINNLSELPCAILATNGGKGKANQLRGKNGTNIFLYLNKVCHVYKILPDQNDKGNKDNINGNELCHGNKVANHKNVPSNLDNLKLEKKTNAEDTINENLYEKKEKKLIYYKSNYEENVYNIIKKEDPVYLKRNQHILKQIKIMDQNIRKEKYIGLLCETNNCILLSKGGMGGKGNNMQNTFSFEKGQSGVINYIRVVYKCISDICFIGYDGVGKSTLLSLITHQIHTVNNLYILKKIFFKDNYQISVADFFSEKSETSQNDEKNNITFNINPNFMKYMELTHLLVIILDINMDIAAQFCNIREELKRKDDRIYQKPYIVVINKCDLNFKEKMNKVEEAYKGIKNYDNNIPIFFVSAKYGMGITEFVNCLRNCVQKLKHNNSFFSRL from the exons AtgattaataaatttaaacaaataaatggaatattaaaaaataatacagtTTTTTGTGAAGGCCGAATTTTTTCCaaaagtatttttttttatagcataaaaattattaacaaagaaaataaaaatgatattaaaaCTTATGGACATAAtcaaaatggaaaaaaaaataaaaaaaatgatgaggATGACTGTAATACCATAAATGTGTGCAAAAATATAGACCATAAAGAGGATTTAATAAAAccacaaaataatttggtAAAATTTACTAGGAGTaaatcaattttttatgaaagtgaaagaataataaaatgcgAAAGTGGGACAGGGGGAGATGGTGCTCTTAGTTTTAAAAAGTTTAAAAGAAAGGTTTTTGGAAATTTAGGGATACCTAATGGAGGAAAAGGGGGAGATGGTGgaagtatatatttgtgttATTCATCTGTTAAAGGAAATAttaatcataaaaatgttggaaataaaaaaaatgatgataaaaataaacatatttttattaacaacTTATCAGAGTTACCTTGTGCTATATTAGCTACAAATGGGGGGAAAGGAAAAGCAAATCAATTGAGAGGAAAAAATGGTaccaatatttttttatatttaaacaaaGTTTGTcatgtttataaaattttaccAGATCAAAATGATAAAGGTAATAaggataatataaatgggAATGAATTGTGTCATGGGAATAAAGTTGCTAACCATAAAAATGTTCCAAGCAATTTGGATAACctaaaattagaaaaaaaaacaaatgcAGAGGATacaataaatgaaaatttatatgaaaaaaaagaaaaaaaattaatttattataaatcgaattatgaagaaaatgtttataacattataaaaaaagaagatcCTGTTTATCTTAAAAGAAAtcaacatattttaaaacaaataaaaattatggaCCAAAACataagaaaagaaaaatatattggaCTTTTGTGCGAAACAAATAATTGTATTTTACTATCAAAAGGAGGAATGGGGGGTAAAGGGAATAATATGCAAAACACATTTTCATTTGAAAAAGGGCAAAGTGGtgttattaattatatacgtgttgtatataaatgtattagCGATATATGCTTTATAGGATATGATGGAGTTGGGAAATCAACTCTTTTGTCTTTAATTACACATCAAATTCACActgttaataatttatacatattaaaaaaaatattttttaaagacAATTACCAGATATCGGTGGCAGATTTTTTTAGTGAAAAAAGCGAAACTTCTCAAAATGAcgagaaaaataatataacttttaatattaatccaaattttatgaaatatatggaGTTAACTCACCTTCTTGTAATAATTCTTGATATCAACATGGATATAGCTGCTCAGTTTTGCAACATCag GGAAGAATTAAAGCGGAAAGATGACCGTATATATCAAAAACCTTATATTGTCGTTATAAACAAATGTGATTTAAACttcaaagaaaaaatgaataaggTGGAGGAAGCTTATaaaggaataaaaaattat
- a CDS encoding T-complex protein 1 subunit zeta, putative: MSVHMLNKKADSLRSTNVLLTNINASKGMYEIIKSNLGPKGSYKMLVSASGAIKITKDGNVLLNEMMIQHPTATMLGRICSSIDENLGDGSSSNLIITTGLIYLSEKYILYENIHPRIITQGFDTIKNILFDLLNTMKIPINMENHFNKEILYNVAKTCVRTKLPIQLADKLSEDLVDSIQIVYNKNKQIDLHMIEIMDIKRNMSINTKLVRGMVLDHGCRHPNMPNRLTKCFILVLNTSLEYEKSEVFSSFVYSNAEDRDKLVESERKFTDDKIKKIIEIKKNIIEKKFKETGEMYNFAVFNQKGIDPMSLDLLAKENIMALRRIKRRNLERIVLCCGGNPCNNVYDIVDDDIGYAGLVYEICVNDEKYTFIEDVLNPKSCTIFIQAPNDYTIKQIKDAIRDGLRSIKNAIDDNCVISGAGAFEIAAYNKLKDEEKKIKGKQKFSFDIYANSLLNIPKVLLENSGLDIHQSLFNVIDKYNENPAEPLGVDLDSGEPIIPHLRGIYDNYCVKKQIISISTAIAQQILLVDEIIRAGKSMGGEK; this comes from the exons ATGTCGGTACACATGCTAAACAAAAAGGCAGATAGCCTACGCTCAACAAATGTGTTGCtcacaaatataaatgcgAGCAAGGGGATgtatgaaataataaaaagtaatCTTGGCCCAAAAGGAAGTTACAAAATGCTAGTAAGCGCATCAGGGgctataaaaataacaaaagatggtaatgtattattaaatgaaatgaTGATACAACATCCAACAGCAACTATGTTAGGTAGAATATGTTCAAGTattgatgaaaatttaGGGGATGGGTCAAGTagtaatttaataataacaacagggttaatttatttatcagaaaaatatatattatatgaaaatatacatCCTCGGATTATTACACAGGGATTTGATActatcaaaaatattttatttgatttattaaatacaaTGAAAATTCCaataaatatggaaaatcattttaataaagaaatattgtACAATGTTGCTAAAACATGTGTTAGAACTAAATTACCAATTCAGTTAGCAGACAAATTATCAGAAGATTTAGTAGACAGTATTcaaattgtttataataaaaataaacaaatagaTTTGCATATGATCGAAATTATggatataaaaagaaatatgagtataaatacaaaactTGTTCGAGGTATGGTACTTGATCATGGGTGTCGACATCCTAATATGCCTAATAGATTAAcaaaatgttttatattagtTTTAAATACTAGCTtagaatatgaaaaaagtgaagtattttcatcatttgtTTATTCAAATGCAGAAGATCGAGATAAATTAGTTGAATCAGAAAGAAAGTTCACagatgataaaataaaaaaaataattgaaataaaaaaaaatataatagaaaaaaaatttaaagaaaCAGGCGAAATGTATAACTTTGCAGTTTTTAATCAAAAAGGTATTGATCCTATGAGTTTAGATTTATTAgcaaaagaaaatattatggcATTGCgaagaattaaaagaagaaaTCTAGAACGTATTGTTTTATGTTGTGGTGGAAATCCATGTAATAATGTATATGATATTGTAGATGATGATATTGGATATGCAGGTTTAGTATATGAAATATGTgtaaatgatgaaaaatatacatttatagaAGATGTTTTAAATCCTAAAAGTTGtactatatttatacaagCTCCTAATGATTATAcaattaaacaaattaaagaTGCAATTAGAGATGGATTAAGAAGTATTAAGAATGCAATTGATGATAATTGTGTTATATCTGGTGCGGGAGCTTTTGAAATTGCTgcttataataaattaaaagacgaggaaaaaaaaattaaaggaaaacaaaaattctCATTTGACATTTATGCTAACAGTTTGTTAAACATTCCAAAAGTTTTGTTAGAAAATAGTGGATTAGATATACATCAATCACTCTTTAATGTCATAGACAAATACAATGAAAACCCAGCAGAGCCTCTGGGTGTTGACCTTGATTCTGGAGAGCCTATAATACCCCACCTTCGAG gtATTTATGATAATTACTGTGTAAAGAAACAGATCATATCAATTTCAACTGCAATAGCACAACAAATCCTTTTAGttgatgaaataataagaGCAGGAAAATCAATGGGAGGCGAAAAATAA